A window of Cryptomeria japonica chromosome 3, Sugi_1.0, whole genome shotgun sequence contains these coding sequences:
- the LOC131078376 gene encoding uncharacterized protein LOC131078376, which produces MSKLGSLEKVCDPASVDGLIAEFSRVAKRAFEEEGFDPATVEEIMKKMEAEAEASFAAMSVAQDEQLAAADAVLNDVVDSGMAELDEITKYGSEELKTLSALETATLKVSKRLTAAAAAAANRYLDAALASAAASAAAKSAHKHMHTHFFPASRVYSVSEGFISP; this is translated from the coding sequence ATGTCGAAATTGGGGAGTTTGGAGAAGGTATGCGATCCGGCTTCAGTGGATGGGCTTATCGCAGAATTCTCGCGGGTAGCGAAGAGGGCTTTCGAGGAGGAGGGTTTCGACCCTGCGACCGTGGAAGAAATAATGAAGAAAATGGAGGCAGAGGCGGAGGCTTCATTCGCCGCCATGAGCGTCGCTCAGGATGAGCAACTCGCCGCCGCCGATGCGGTCCTCAACGATGTAGTGGACTCCGGCATGGCCGAATTGGACGAGATCACAAAATATGGAAGTGAAGAGCTCAAAACCCTTTCTGCCCTAGAGACGGCCACTCTGAAAGTGTCCAAAAGACTGACTGCCGCAGCCGCCGCCGCCGCCAATCGATATCTGGATGCTGCCCTCGCATCGGCCGCCGCCTCCGCAGCCGCCAAATCTGCTCACAAGCATATGCACACCCATTTTTTCCCTGCATCTCGCGTCTACAGTGTAAGCGAGGGTTTCATATCTCCATAA